CATCCACTACAAAAAAGTGGTCTGCCCAGCTGCATTTGTGGTTCGGCTTATCTGTGGGTTTGATCGTATTCATTGTTTCCCTTTCCGGAACTTTATATGTTTTTAAGGATGAAATCCAGAATATAATCCGAAAAGATGCTATAGAACTCAAAAGAGAAACCATTCGGGAACAACCTTTACCAATTAGCCTTCTCCGTGAAAAAGTAACATTGGAACTTAACGAAAAATATCCTTTGAGTTCTGTTGAAATCCCAATGGATAAAGGAAAATCTTATGGTTTTTTATATTATAAAAAAGGGAAAAAGGGATGGAATTATTTTCAGGAAGTATTGATCAATAAGCAGGTTTTTGTTAATCAGTATACCGGTGAAATCCTGGCTGTTTATGATGAAAAATATGATGTCTTTACCATTTTAAAATATATTCACTGGAGTCTTCTTCTGAAATCGGATTGGGGAAAATATGTGGTGGGAATTCCGGTGGTTCTTTTTATTGTAATGCTGATCACAGGAATTGTATTATGGTGGCCTCAAAATAAAAAAGCAAGAAAAGGGCGCTTCTGGTTTAACTGGAAAAATGTAAAAACCTGGAAACGGAAAAACTATGACCTCCACAATGTTCTGGGGTTTTATTCCTCGTTTATTGCTTTACTTATGGCGATTACCGGTATTTACTTTACCTACCCTTACGTTAAAAATGCCTTCAATTTCACTTTATCCGGATCATTTGAACTTCCAAAAGAAAAGCAACCCAAGTCTCCGGATTCGCTACTGGCAAAAAACAATAGAGTTTTTGATCTGGCAGCCGATGAAACGAGAAAAATATATGCGTCTTCTTCAAGTTTCAGAATTCCTCTGAACGGAAAGAATAAAAAAGGAAAAGAACTGAAGAACATTCCGGTAACCATTTATCAGCAGGACGGAAGGTACAGCGAAAGAAATGTTCTCATATTCGATAAGTACTCCGGAAAACTATTGGCAAACCGACCTCATCAGAATTTATCTGCTGCAGAGAAATATTCCAATGCCAACTATGACATCCATACAGGTTCTTATTTCGGCCTGGCGGGAAAGATCATTTGGTTTATTGCAGGGCTTATCTGCACATCTTTACCTGTTACCGGATTTATGGTATGGTGGGGAAAAAGAAAGAAACAAGGGAAAAAAATATAATGAAAAAAGCTTTTTTATCAGTAGCATGCCTGGGAACAGTGACTGCTTTTGCACAAGTTAAAGATACACTACAAACCAGGAATGTTGAAGAAGTTGTACTTACGGCTTCAAGAAAAAAAGAAAATATCAAGGAAGTTCCTAGCTCTATTACCATTGTCGGGGAAAAGCAGGTACAATCTCAATTGACGGTTAATTCGGATATTACCAGTATCCTTCAATATACTGTTCCAAGTTTGGGACCAAGTTCGGGACAAACTTCCAATTCAGGACAAACCCTCCGAGGCCGCCAGGTATTGGTACTTATTGACGGGGTTCCACAGTCCACTCCACTTAGAAACGGAGCAAGGGATATAAGATCTATTGATCCGTCGGTTATTGAAAGGATCGAGGTTATTAAAGGTGCTTCGTCCATATATGGAAACGGAGCGGACGGAGGTATCATTAATTATATTACCAAAAGAAGCAGAGCGGATCAAAAGATTTCAGGTCTTTCACAGATCGGAATTACAGGTCAGCCTTATGGCGGGACATTAGGATTCAGGGCAAGCCAGCTTTTATCCGGAAAGATCACAGACAAATTTGATTATGTAGCTTCATTGGCTTACGAAAGAACGGGATACCTGAAGGATGCTGACGGTGTAAACCTCAGCCCTACCTACAGTACGGCAAAAATGGACAATTACAACGGAATGCTGAAACTGGGATATAACCTTACCCCTAATCAAAGAATTGAGGCTTCATATTTAGGATATGCTTCGAAATCAGATCTGGATTTAGGATTAAAAACCGGAAAATACGGAGTTACTCCAACAATCGGTGAAGGAAGGGGGAAAAATCTTGAAACTACTCCACAGGGAACACCAAGAAACCATAACTATAAATTAAGCTACGATAATAAAAACCTGTTTGAAGGGACATCATTGAATGTAAACCTTTATTATCAGGACTTCAGAACAGTGTATGGATACAGTGATACATTCCTGAACGGAGGGCAGTCCAACGTTATTTCCAAGAAAAAAGGTGCCCGTATTAATCTTGATACTCAATTGTGGAATACGAAAAACTCCCAGGCAGAAGTTATTTACGGAGTCGATATACTTAATGATCAAACCGTACAGAAGCTTGAAGATGGCCGTTACTGGACTCCGGACATGGACATGACCAACATTGCTCCTTTTGCACTTATTAAAATTGATCTTTTAAAAAAGCTTACCATTAAAGGAGGTGTCCGTTATGAGAATATAAAAGTTAAGGTAGGTGATTTCAATACTCTCTCATCCATTAAAAACGACGGCACATTCACAAAAAGTATTTTTGTTACCGGCGGAGACTTAAAGTACAACGCCTTTGTAGGAAACATTGGGGTGCGTTATAATATTGAAGATTATATCAATTTATTCGGAAGCTTTTCACAAGCCTATTCGATTAATGAACTGGGCAGGATCCTCAGGACATCTACGGAAGGAACTATACAAAACCTCGAAACCAAACCTATTATTGTTAACAATTATGAATTGGGAGCCACAGGTCAGATTTCCAAATGGATCAATTACGAAATTACATCTTATGTAAGTACTTCAAAATTAGGAGCTTCATTTGTTCAGAGCCCGGACCGTGCTTTAACCATTCAAAGGTCTCCCGAAGTAGTATATGGAGTAGAAGGATTTTTACATTTCACGCCTACCCGATGGATTAATTTCGGTGGAAGCTACAGCTGGATGGAAGGCATTACTTCTATAAAAAATGACGGGGATTATTCTGCAAAAATCAACAACAGCAGAATTTCTGCTCCGAAGGTCCTGGCTTATGTTCAGGTAAGGCCTGTGAAGGCACTATCTTTAGGACTTGATATGCTTCATGCCTTTAAACAGGACAGGTTCGAGCCTAATACAAAAACAGGATTATATGCTTACGGTGAAGGTCGGGTTCCGGATTACACTGTTTTCAATTTTAAGTCCAGCTATGAAGTCAATAATAACTGGAAAGTTTCTTTAGGAATAGAAAACCTTTTCAATAAACTCTACCAACCTTCTATCGCATGGTGGTCTGCAAGAGATAGTGACTTCATCAATTCTTTAGGGATGAGAGGAACTTTCATGATCGAATATAAATTTTAATTAATCTAAATAAAAGTTAAGTGTTATCTTTGCACGACTTTCTGTTACGATATGAAGAAGAAACATCACCATAAAAAAAAGCCCGGATTTTTTAAAAAGTGGTCTGCTAAACTGCATTTGTGGTTTGGACTGGGAATCGGCTTTTTAATTTTCATTATTTCCATCACCGGAGCATTATATGTTTTTAAGGATGAGATTGAAAACGTTACCCGAAAAGATGTTATCTATCATAACGAGCAAAATATAGATCAAAAACAGATCATGCCGATCAGGGTGCTGGAAAAATCAGTTACCGAACAGGTAAAAGAGAAATATCCTGTTCACTGGGTTAACATTCCTGTTGATAAGAAGATGTCATACATTTTCTATTGGTACGAACACAACACCGATGCCTGGAATTACTTTGACGAATATCCTGTCTATAAAGCGGCTTACGTAAATCCTTACACAGGAAAAGTTTTAAGAACGTATGACGAAAAAAACGGATTCTTCCAGATCGTAAAAATGATCCACTGGAGCTTTTTATTGAAACAGGACTGGGGAAAATACCTTGTTGGGATTCCCGTTATTATATTCGTCATCATGCTGATTACGGGGATCGTATTGTGGTGGCCTAAAAATAAAGCGGCGAGGAAACAACGTTTTTCTTTCAAATGGAAAAATATCAAAAGCTGGAAGAGAAAGAACTATGATCTTCACAATGTACTAGGTTTTTACGCCTCCGTTTTCGCTTTAATATTCTCTATTACCGGTTTATTTTATGCCTTCTTTTTTGTTCAGGCAGCAATCTATGTGATCTTTTCAGGAGGAAGTACCGTTTATCCTGATTTTTCCCATATCAAGACAAAGGCCCCGATAGAGCAGAGAACAGAAACCACACTCGATAAAATAAGCAATACTGTTAAAGAGAAATATCCGGATTCCTTTGGTTTTTCTATAGATCTCGGGCACGAACATATGGATGATCACGAGCATCCTAATTTTGAAGTATACGTAAAGCACCTATCCTATTCTTATCATAAAAGCAGCAGCTTAATTTTTGATGAAAACTCAGGTGAACTTCTTCACACTCACGATCCTAAAGACAAAAATTTCGGAGAAAAAGTAGTGGGAGCAAATTATGATATCCACGTCGGATCCATATTGGGGCTTCCTACAAAAATCATTGCCTTTGTTGTAAGTCTCATATGTGCCTCATTACCAGTGACTGGCTTCCTCGTATGGTGGGGAAGAAGAAAAAAGAAAACACCCAAAACGGCCTGAAAACTTTTTTTAATAAATTCTTCGTTAATAATCCATTAATACAATCTTTTTTATAATTTTAACCCTTTAGAATTATTAGAATAGAAAATGTCATTAATAGATTTATCAAAACATGTTGCCATAGGAATTGATATTGGTGGTACCAATACAAAGTTTGGAGTGGTAAACCACAGAGGAGAGGTCCTTGAAAAAGGGCATCTGAGAACGGATGAATATGAAAAGGTTGAAGATTTTATCGAAGCCCTGCATGAAAAGGTTCACCCTCTGATTGAAAAGTACGGCAATGAAAAAAATTTCGATGGCATTGGTGTAGGTGCTCCTAACGGGAACTATTACACCGGAACCATAGAGCAGGCTCCCAATCTTCCCTGGAAGGGAGTTGTTCCTTTTGCTGAATTAATGACAGCCAAATTCAATCTGCCTTGTACCATTACCAATGATGCTAATGCTGCAGCTTATGGTGAAATGCTTTTCGGAGCAGCAAGAGGAATGAAAGATTTTATCATGATCACTTTAGGGACAGGCGTAGGAAGCGGTATCGTGGCCAGTGGAAAGCTGATCTACGGACATGATGGTTTTGCCGGTGAACTCGGACATACCATTGTGAAACCGGGAGGAAGAAAGCATTGGAGTACCGGTTCTGAAGGAAGTCTTGAGGCGTATGCCTCCGCCACAGGAATTGCAATCACTGCTAAAAAAATGAGGGCTGAATTTCCTGAATCCCTGTTGAACCAGTATCCTGAAGAGGCGATCAATTCTAAAACGGTTCATGAATGTGCATTAAAAGGAGATCCTATTGCTATCGAAGTATTCAGATACACGGGACAGAAATTAGGGGAGGCATTGGCTAATTTTGTTATGTTCTCATCTCCTGAGGCGATTCTTTTATTTGGTGGAGTTATTAAAGCCGGAGATTTTATCCTGAAACCTGCAAAACTTCATATGGAAAGAAACCTTCTTTCGATTTTCAGAAATAAAGTTAAATTGGTTTTCAGCGAACTTGATGAAGCGGATGCTGCTATTTTGGGGGCAAGTGCCTTGGTTTGGGAAAAATAATCTGACGCTATTTAAAGATATAATCAAGCATCCTTTAAGGGTGCTTTTTATTTTGTCCTATATTATCCGGAATATTTGATTTTCGGCTCGCTGCAAATCACGAGCAATATGTACAAATTCTCATGACAGTTCCCGTAAAAAATGAAAAAGTTTTTCATATTTTTGATTAGCTTTTTGATATCCTTTATAGTATAGGATAGATAAAGAAACCGGTAATTCAAACAATCAACCTACAATGGATAACAATAATTTAGAACAGATTACTTTCGGCGGTGGATGCTTCTGGTGTGTAGAAAGCTGTTTCAACATGCTAAAGGGTGTAAAATCTGCAATTTCAGGCTATTCAGGAGGACATAAAGAGAATCCGACCTACGAAGAAGTATGTACAGGAAATACAGGTCATGCAGAAGTAGTACAGATCACTTATGATCCTAAGATCATTTCATACGAACAATTGATGGATGTATTCTTTTTCCTTCATGATCCTACACAGCTTAACAGGCAGGGAAATGACATCGGAACACAATACCGTTCTGTTATTTACTATAAAGATGATGCGGAAAAGCAAAAAGCAGAAGAAGCCATCAGGGTATCTGAAGCATCAGGGAGATGGTCCGGAGAATATGTTACCGAATTAACGAAATTCGATAAGTTCTGGCCTGCTGAGCAATACCACCAGGGGTATTACAATGAAAATCCTACACAACCTTATTGCAGTGCTGTGGTAGGCCCTAAAATTCAAAAATTCAAAAAACATTTCGGAGAACTGAACATGTTGAATGCTGAATAAAAAAATAAAGCGAAGAGAATAATCTCTTCGCTTTTCTTTGCAGAAAATAATCATTTATATGAGAAAACTAGTAACCCGGATTCTGTGTAAAATCATTTGATGCATCAAGTGTTGCCTGAGGAATCGGGAAAATTCTTCTGTAAGGTTGGGACGCTGACTTAGCCGTTCCCGGAAGATCGAATTTCCCAAATCTTATCATCGCTTTCCTTCTGTACATCTCCCAATACAGTTCATAGCCGGACTCTTTAAATAAAGTATTTGCATCAAGAGAAGCAATCGCAACACCCGGAGCATTATTGTATAAAGATTCGCGGGTCCTGCTGGTTCTTAATTTATTAACATCGGCTAACGCTGCTGCTATATTTCCATTTCTGAAATAGGCTTCTGCACGCATCATATAGATTGTTCCCAATCTGTATAATGGGACGTCCATTCCGCTTGTTCCGTTGTTTCCATAGCCCGGATCAAATTCAAATTTAAAATTTCTTACTCCTCTGTTGATCTGCGCCTGCGTAAATACAGCCTCAGAAGGGTTATCAAAATTTAGTTCAGGAGTAAAATCTGCAGCAAGCGTTGTGTTTTTTTCTGTAAACAACTTAAACACTTTAATTCTTCCATCTGCGGTCATATCGAAATTTCCATTTTGAAGAATTTTAGGCCCATATTGCTGACCCACCTGCAGTCCTCTGTTAAAATGAAACCATGGTTTTCCTGTTCCTTCCACTTTACTTGTTGAAGGCACGCTCACATCAGTTCCGTCATTTCTGAACCATGTTCCGTCTTCATATTGATAGGTTCTTTGAAAACGGGGGTCATCATGATTCCCGTTCCATGAGTAATAGAATTCAGGAGTGACACATGATGCATTTGTTCCTCTGTTATCCGGTGAAGGCTTCTGGCTCCTTTCCATTGACATATACGCTAAATCGTTATCCGAACCCTTGTCTGAACTGGCTATTTTTTTCTGAACAATAGTAAAGATCATCTCCTTGCTCGTATCATTATTGATATCAAAATTGTGAAAATAATTAGACTCTAAGCTAAAGTTAGGATTATTAATCAATAAGTTACAATATTCAATCACTTTATCCATATCATTTCCTCCCCCATTCACAGCCTGCTCTGTAAAATTGAAAGTACCTGCCGTTTTGTTTTTTAAAACTGCCCTGTTCAGGTACATATCTGCCAAAAGTGCATAGGCGGCTTGCTTTGTAAACCTTCCTGCATGGGTATTCTGAGTTTTAATATCTGCTAAATTGGGAATAAGCCCTGTTACTTCAGTGATTAAAGCATCAATTGTAGTATCTGCCTTTCTGATCACAATCGGGGCATTGATATTATCCGGATCCCTGTAAGGAGCTTGTCCAAATAAATCGATGGTTGTATAAGTATAATATGCCAATAATCCTTTTGCTTCTGCTAAAAATAATGCTTTATTGGCTCCTGTACTTTTGTTAGCGCTCGATATTGCCGTTAAAGATTTGGTAATCCCGAAGTTCAGCTGGTTCCATGTCGTTTTAACCACGTCACTGTTGGCATCCCAAGTAAATTCGTGCATAGCTCTCCACTTTCCTCCGTCTCCCCAGTCACTTCCTCTCGTAGGAAGAATGGCTTCATCCGTAGAATATTCCTGCAAAGCAAAAACACTTCCATGGTCCACAAAAGTTCCTTCGCCAAGCTGGCTGTAAGCAGCAGCCAAAGCAGCCTCTGGATCTGCAACTTCAGAACCCAGAACCTCATCGATTACTTTTTCATCCAGATTTGTACATCCCATTAAGGCCAATGCAGCAATGGATAAAATAATTTTATTAATATTTAAAAAATTAGATCTCATGATTTCTTTAACTCAAATTAAAATTTAACAGTTGCCCCCAAAATGAATGTTTTGGCAGACGGATATGTTGTATAGTCGATTCCCAGAGACTGGTTCCCTCCTACTTGTTTGTTCGTATCAACAAGAGGATCATATCCCGAATAACTGGTGATGGTAAATAAATTTTGTGCGCTTACGTAGAGATTAATGCTCTTTAAAAATTTCAGTTGTCCCATGTCGAAAGTATATCCTAGCCTTACGTTGTTCAAACGAAGGAAATCGGATTTTTCAAGATACAAAGAGGACAGTTGGGGCTGATTGGTGAAACTTGCTCCCGAATCGTAGAAATTTTTCAAAACATTCCTGTCTGAGGCTAGGTTATTGATATTCAGGTCAAGCGCCGTATTATTAACGAGATAGCCTCCGGTTTGTCCGATGAAAGAGAATGCAAAATCAAATCGCTTGTATTTCATATAAGAATTGATCCCGAAGGTAAAATTGGGTATAGCTCCTTCGAAAATTTTTCTGTCATTCTGATCGATTCTTCCGTCTCCGTTAATATCTTCATAGATATATTTTCCGTTGGCATCAACACCGAGATAATTCAACATATAGAAAGAACCCGCCTCATACCCGTTTTTGTAAATATTCGCCGTTACCCCGGAAAGCCCCGGTCCCGAAACTTCACCGGAGTAAATCGCTGATACCGGAAGATTTTTTACAACATTGTTCACTGTCGCCCCGTTCACATCAAGGTTCCATGTAAAATTTTCATTTTTGATGATCTCTGAACCTAAGCTGAATTCAAAACCTTTATTGACAATCTGTGCATCAACATTCTTCCAAACAGTGCTTGTTGGGCTCAAAGGTCTTGAAGGAATATTTAAAATAGGATCTTTCGTCGTCTTATGATAATATTCCAATGATCCGTACAATTTATTTTTCCATAGACTGAAATCTGTCCCAATATTGGTCTGCTCCACAACTTCCCATTTCAGGTCAGGATTTACCGTTCTATTGATGGCCACTCCGTTGATCAGATTTAAGTTATCATACAGATAATATCCCGCAGCTTGTGTTAATGAAGAACTCGCTTGTGTAATTTTGTTCGGAACTTCCTGGTTACCGGTTTGTCCCCAGCTACCTCTTAATTTTAATTCATTGATGATCTGAGAGTCCTTTAAGAAATTTTCATTGGAAACCGTCCACCCCACCGCAAATGAAGGGAAATATCCGTATTTATTATTTTTACCAAAACGAGTGGAACCGTCTGCTCGTAATGAAGCTGTTAGTAAATACTTTTTATCAAAATTATAATTTACCCTTCCGAAATAGGACTGCAATTCATTTTCCTGCGCATATCCCGCTCCGGGAATAAATGCCGTTCCTGAATATCCCGGATTAATTTCCGGTGCAATTCCCGCTCCCTGAGCAGCAATATCCTTTACTCCGAAATAAGTTCCTGTAGATTTGAATTTCTGATATGAAAAACCTCCCAGCAAACTGAAATTATGCTTATTTAAACTAAGATCATAGGTTAAGTAATGTTCCAACAGAATATTATAAGAATCAAGATTGGCCTGAACATACATTCCTTTGGGAGTTCTGTCGGTAATATTCGGATACATAGTGGTGTTTCTCTCCGACATTGTTTTATCGATCCCTAAATTGAATTTATAATTCAATCCCGGCAAGATCCTTAAAGTTGCCTCTGTATTTCCCAAAACCCTGAAGGTATTGGTCTTGTCATTATAAACACTTAACAGATATAATGGATTATAATGAGCGTTCATATTAAAATTAGTGAAGTTCCCGTTTTGATCATAAACAGAACGGGTTGGGTTCGCCATCAGGGCATGAATAATGACTTGACCATCCGATCCTGCATTACCTCCGTTCGGGATTCCTGTTTCCCTGATGTCACTTGCCGTAAGGTTTACTTTAACCTTTAGCCTTTTATTGTCAAAAAAAGACTCTTCTGCATTCAGACGGGCAGTTGTTCTTTTAAAACCACTGTTGAGAACAATACCGTCCTGATCCATGTGAGAAATGGAAGCAAAATAATTTCCTGTTTCCGTAGCTTTTGAAAATGATACCGAGTGATTCTGAGACACCGCGTTTCTATAGATCTCATCCTGCCAATCCGTATTTCCTCCGTGATCATAAAGCTTATCAACTCCGGCAGCTCTGTACTGATCTGCCGTTAGCAGATCCAGCTTCTTAATAACAGAAGAAAAACCAAGATAGGTATCATAGGTAAACATAGGTTCTCCTCTCTTTCCTCTTTTCGTGGTGACCAAAACAACTCCATTCGATCCCCGGGCTCCATAAATGGCAGCAGCCGAAGCATCTTTTAAGACGGTGATTGATTCGATATCACTGGTATTCAGAAAGTTTAATGGATTTTTTGCCTGTGCATTTCCTAAACCTACATTCGGGCTTGTTGCACTCACCGCATCATTACTTAAAGGAACACCATCTACAACAAATAAAGGAGTACTACCACTCCTTATTGAACCGATCCCACGAATAGATACGTTCACTCCGGCCCCCGGTTCACCGCTTGACTGAACTATACGAACACCGGCAATCTTTCCCTGCATCAGGTTATCCACAGAAATGTTCATTCCTTCTTTGAAGTTTTCAGCCTTCAACTGGCTGACAGCTCCTGTTAAATCAGATTTTTTCTGGGATCCATAACCTACTAAAGTTACCTCTTCGATAGAAGTTGCTGCTTTTTTGGATTTTAGCCGTACAGAAACAGAAGTTCCGTCGATCTTTATCTTCTGAACTTCATAACCGTCATAAGAGACTGATAATGTTTGTCCGATAGTAGCAGAAATGCTAAAATTTCCTGAAGCATCTGAGATGGCTGTAGCTCCCGTTTCTGCAACCATAATTTTTGCCCCCTCAACCGGTGATCCTTCCTGATCCAGAACAACTCCGGAAATCGTCTCATTTACCTGCGAGTAAACAGGGCTAATGGTCGTAAACCCCTCTGCATTGGCCTGATTGGCCACCAGAAAGATTAACGCTATTGGAATTAGCTTTTTAAATTTAAAAAAATTAATTTTGTGGTACATATCATTAAGTAAATTGTAATAAACATTTGCTTAGTAAAAAGCCGCTGTTGTTCCCGCAACAGTGGTTTTTTTCAACTCTTTTCACAGCTTATTTTCGGCATACAAAGTAAATTCATTTCCCCAAAAACTATTTTAACATAATATTATCTTAAGATCAACAAAATATAAATATCCCAAAATGAGAAAATAATATCGTTTTAACTTTCAGAGTCTTACAAACAGTATCTTTTACCGTATTTACATAATCTTAAAAATTTATTAACATAATATATAAATTATCTAAGGACAAGAGTCGCTAATTTCGCCATGACAAAATTTGAGTTATTATGAAAAAGGCTGCCGTTTTTCTGTTATCCTTATCACCCTATTTTTTGCTATGGGCACAGAGACAGAATCTGGATGATGTAAAGATGAATGAAATCCAGGTGATCGGCTCCCATAACAGCTATAAGAAAGCAATCCTTCCTGAGGTGTATGATTTTCTGGCAAAAAAAGATTCATTACATTCCCTGCCTAAAATTCAATACGAGCATATCGCGATCCCGGAACAGCTGGATTTAGGATTACGGAACCTCGAACTTGATGTGTATGCAGACAGCAAAGGCGGAAAATATGCCCACCCGAAAATTTTAGATCTTGTCAAAACAAAACAACCTTTTGATCCGGAAGGGAAAATGAAAAAGCCGGGATACAAAATGATCCATATTACGGATATTGATTATCAGACCTGGTATTACACACTTGAAGAGTGTTTAAAGGATCTTAAAAAATGGTCCGACGCACACCCTGATCACGACCCTATATTCATTACCCTGGAACCTAAAGATGGCGGAGCCAACACATTCGGAACCGAACCGGAGCACTATACAAGCCAATTATTCGATGACCTTGATAACGAGCTTAAAAAGTACCTCGGTAAAAACAAGATCATCACCCCGGATGATATTCGCGGATCCTATACCACATTGAACGAAGCAGTCCTTCACAAGAACTGGCCGACCGTAAAAAATGCCAAAGGAAAGTTTCTTTTTGTGCTGGATAACGACGGAGAAAACAGGGATCTCTATATCAAGGGACACGCTTCTTTATCGGGAAGGATGATATTCACTAATTCAGTACCCGGAACCCCGGAAGCTGCAGTATTGTTCAGGAATGATCCCGGTCCTGAAATCCGGGAACTCGTACTAAAAGGATATATTATCCGCACCAGGGCAGATGCAGATACTATGGAAGCGAGAGCCGGAGATTATTCAAGGTTTGAAAAAGCCAAAGCAAGCGGGGCACAAATAATTTCAACAGATTATTACTTACCCAGCAGGCTTTTTAAATCAGATTATAAGGTAAGTTTTGAAAATAATACTTATGAAAGAAAAAATCCGGTAAACGGACAATAATTACACAAGTTCACATTCATATCAAAGAAAAGCAGTCTTAGCATAAGGTTGCTTTCTTTTTATTTTAAAAAATCTTTTAATAACGAAGGTTTGAGAAGCATGATTCAGCCATTCAACATAAGATTCCTCTACAGTTTTTTTACTGATTGCTTTTTCAAATCAATTTCAAAATGATCAGCCGGATCTCCGTTTGAAAGCAGGGATAAGATCCTGAAGACAGATTTTAGCTTTAATATAAAAGGATCCTTCGATTGATTTTGCTCAAAAGATTTTACCAGAACCTGATATTGCATCCACCTTTCCTTCGAAATATCCTTTCGTGCAAGTTCATCAGCAGACTGGAATTTATACAGGTCGAACAACAGATCTTCAAGATTCCATTTTTTGAACGAATGTATATTGATATTTTTAGGCAATGTATATTTTGAATCCTCAGAAAGCAAAAGCAATTCTTTCCCTGATAAGGATTTCCCT
The sequence above is drawn from the Chryseobacterium daecheongense genome and encodes:
- a CDS encoding RagB/SusD family nutrient uptake outer membrane protein; translated protein: MRSNFLNINKIILSIAALALMGCTNLDEKVIDEVLGSEVADPEAALAAAYSQLGEGTFVDHGSVFALQEYSTDEAILPTRGSDWGDGGKWRAMHEFTWDANSDVVKTTWNQLNFGITKSLTAISSANKSTGANKALFLAEAKGLLAYYTYTTIDLFGQAPYRDPDNINAPIVIRKADTTIDALITEVTGLIPNLADIKTQNTHAGRFTKQAAYALLADMYLNRAVLKNKTAGTFNFTEQAVNGGGNDMDKVIEYCNLLINNPNFSLESNYFHNFDINNDTSKEMIFTIVQKKIASSDKGSDNDLAYMSMERSQKPSPDNRGTNASCVTPEFYYSWNGNHDDPRFQRTYQYEDGTWFRNDGTDVSVPSTSKVEGTGKPWFHFNRGLQVGQQYGPKILQNGNFDMTADGRIKVFKLFTEKNTTLAADFTPELNFDNPSEAVFTQAQINRGVRNFKFEFDPGYGNNGTSGMDVPLYRLGTIYMMRAEAYFRNGNIAAALADVNKLRTSRTRESLYNNAPGVAIASLDANTLFKESGYELYWEMYRRKAMIRFGKFDLPGTAKSASQPYRRIFPIPQATLDASNDFTQNPGY
- a CDS encoding TonB-dependent receptor, with translation MYHKINFFKFKKLIPIALIFLVANQANAEGFTTISPVYSQVNETISGVVLDQEGSPVEGAKIMVAETGATAISDASGNFSISATIGQTLSVSYDGYEVQKIKIDGTSVSVRLKSKKAATSIEEVTLVGYGSQKKSDLTGAVSQLKAENFKEGMNISVDNLMQGKIAGVRIVQSSGEPGAGVNVSIRGIGSIRSGSTPLFVVDGVPLSNDAVSATSPNVGLGNAQAKNPLNFLNTSDIESITVLKDASAAAIYGARGSNGVVLVTTKRGKRGEPMFTYDTYLGFSSVIKKLDLLTADQYRAAGVDKLYDHGGNTDWQDEIYRNAVSQNHSVSFSKATETGNYFASISHMDQDGIVLNSGFKRTTARLNAEESFFDNKRLKVKVNLTASDIRETGIPNGGNAGSDGQVIIHALMANPTRSVYDQNGNFTNFNMNAHYNPLYLLSVYNDKTNTFRVLGNTEATLRILPGLNYKFNLGIDKTMSERNTTMYPNITDRTPKGMYVQANLDSYNILLEHYLTYDLSLNKHNFSLLGGFSYQKFKSTGTYFGVKDIAAQGAGIAPEINPGYSGTAFIPGAGYAQENELQSYFGRVNYNFDKKYLLTASLRADGSTRFGKNNKYGYFPSFAVGWTVSNENFLKDSQIINELKLRGSWGQTGNQEVPNKITQASSSLTQAAGYYLYDNLNLINGVAINRTVNPDLKWEVVEQTNIGTDFSLWKNKLYGSLEYYHKTTKDPILNIPSRPLSPTSTVWKNVDAQIVNKGFEFSLGSEIIKNENFTWNLDVNGATVNNVVKNLPVSAIYSGEVSGPGLSGVTANIYKNGYEAGSFYMLNYLGVDANGKYIYEDINGDGRIDQNDRKIFEGAIPNFTFGINSYMKYKRFDFAFSFIGQTGGYLVNNTALDLNINNLASDRNVLKNFYDSGASFTNQPQLSSLYLEKSDFLRLNNVRLGYTFDMGQLKFLKSINLYVSAQNLFTITSYSGYDPLVDTNKQVGGNQSLGIDYTTYPSAKTFILGATVKF
- a CDS encoding phosphatidylinositol-specific phospholipase C1-like protein, which codes for MKKAAVFLLSLSPYFLLWAQRQNLDDVKMNEIQVIGSHNSYKKAILPEVYDFLAKKDSLHSLPKIQYEHIAIPEQLDLGLRNLELDVYADSKGGKYAHPKILDLVKTKQPFDPEGKMKKPGYKMIHITDIDYQTWYYTLEECLKDLKKWSDAHPDHDPIFITLEPKDGGANTFGTEPEHYTSQLFDDLDNELKKYLGKNKIITPDDIRGSYTTLNEAVLHKNWPTVKNAKGKFLFVLDNDGENRDLYIKGHASLSGRMIFTNSVPGTPEAAVLFRNDPGPEIRELVLKGYIIRTRADADTMEARAGDYSRFEKAKASGAQIISTDYYLPSRLFKSDYKVSFENNTYERKNPVNGQ